The Diceros bicornis minor isolate mBicDic1 chromosome 15, mDicBic1.mat.cur, whole genome shotgun sequence genome has a window encoding:
- the LOC131414497 gene encoding olfactory receptor 5H2-like translates to METKNATLLTEFVLTGLAYQLEWQIPLSLVFLVVYFITIVGNLVLIALICNDSHLHIPMYLFLGSLAFMDIGLSSAVAPKMLVSFLAKSKISLSECMIQLFSFVFSATTECFLLAAMAYDRYVATCKPLLYPGIMTNRLCIRLLVSSFVGGLIHSTIHIGVLFRLTFCKSNIIHHFYCDIMPLFKISCTDPSINVLMVFIFSGSIQVFTILTVLVSYALVLFTILKRKSVQGIKKAFFTCSAHLLSVSLYYGPLLFVYVRPGSSQGDDQDVMDSLFYTVIIPLLNPVIYSLRNKKVTDSLAKMLKRNV, encoded by the coding sequence ATGGAAACTAAAAATGCAACATTGCTGACAGAGTTTGTTCTCACAGGACTTGCTTATCAACTAGAGTGGCAAATCCCCCTGTCCCTGGTATTCCTGGTTGTATATTTCATCACTATTGTGGGGAATCTTGTTCTGATTGCACTCATCTGCAATGACTCTCACCTTCATATCCCTATGTACTTATTCCTTGGGAGTTTGGCTTTTATGGATATTGGGTTATCATCCGCAGTGGCCCCCAAGATGCTAGTCAGCTTCCTAGCCAAGAgtaagatctctctctctgaatGTATGATACAATTGTTTTCCTTTGTATTCAGTGCAACCACAGAGTGTTTTCTTTTGGCAGCAATGGCATATGATCGCTACGTGGCCACATGCAAACCTTTACTTTATCCAGGGATTATGACCAATAGACTATGCATCCGACTGTTAGTCTCATCATTTGTTGGTGGCCTTATTCATTCCACAATTCATATAGGTGTTTTATTCAGATTAACCTTCTGTAAGTCTAACATAATACATCACTTTTACTGTGACATCATGCCATTGTTTAAGATTTCCTGTACTGACCCTTCAATTAATGTTCTGATGGTATTTATTTTCTCTGGGTCAATACAGGTGTTCACCATTCTAACTGTTCTTGTCTCTTACGCACTTGTTCTCTTTACAATCTTAAAAAGGAAGTCTGTACAAGGCATCAAGAAAGCCTTCTTCACCTGTAGTGCCCATCTCTTATCTGTTTCTTTATACTATGGCCCTCTTCTCTTTGTGTATGTGCGCCCTGGATCCTCACAGGGAGATGACCAAGACGTGATGGACTCTCTATTTTACACTGTCATCATTCCTTTGTTAAATCCAGTTATCTACAGCCTGAGAAATAAGAAAGTCACAGATTCACTGGcaaaaatgttaaagagaaaTGTTTAG